A DNA window from Microcystis aeruginosa NIES-843 contains the following coding sequences:
- a CDS encoding DUF3386 domain-containing protein translates to MTVATTNARDIFRSAYENRYTWDERFPGYTADIILTQGEEVHTGKIQVNADYSVEVTGIDDEKVQESIYNQMRDIVTHRKRGNFDASHGKNQFNFGQDDPTGAVEILVTGDAMGSNYKVRGQEICQVSRVMGPMAFTINTEESLDTGEGYISIRYNAIFRNAKTDELKGKRDFKETYEKIGNYYLPSCQVINAIDAGGEKSTTEFTFINLQLLES, encoded by the coding sequence ATGACTGTAGCCACGACGAACGCCCGAGATATTTTCCGCTCCGCCTACGAAAACCGTTACACTTGGGATGAACGATTCCCCGGTTACACTGCTGATATTATCCTCACCCAAGGAGAGGAAGTCCATACGGGCAAAATTCAAGTTAATGCCGATTATAGTGTGGAAGTAACGGGCATTGATGACGAGAAAGTGCAAGAAAGTATCTATAATCAAATGCGCGACATCGTTACTCACCGCAAAAGAGGCAATTTTGATGCCTCCCACGGCAAAAACCAGTTTAATTTCGGGCAAGATGATCCCACCGGTGCAGTAGAAATTCTTGTCACCGGCGATGCTATGGGGTCTAATTATAAGGTCCGCGGCCAGGAAATCTGTCAAGTCAGTCGAGTCATGGGACCGATGGCTTTTACTATTAATACCGAGGAAAGTCTCGATACGGGAGAAGGTTATATTTCTATTCGCTATAATGCCATTTTCCGCAATGCCAAAACCGATGAATTAAAGGGAAAACGTGACTTTAAGGAAACCTACGAAAAAATCGGTAATTATTATTTACCCTCCTGTCAAGTGATTAACGCAATCGATGCCGGGGGCGAAAAATCCACCACAGAATTTACTTTTATCAATCTGCAGCTTTTAGAATCTTAA
- a CDS encoding formylglycine-generating enzyme family protein, with translation MAEETAKIKLYRKTYQLPQLNRPDLLILQDQIQERQQLIKTGKRVRNTWLGLRKKEEPLNFEETFQELERLVGDYNQLIRFLTDHKDEYRRFFQSLTEEIKEAVAVKCQKLAETERKRQSLENSIGSAELRDTLRLQKQQIFRTVILVGRASLLMLKKIDLISESIQKLAEDQDTQKRVFSKMIGELNGYKQVYQLQLELDNLEKEAIEMAKVAINLEQYLKPIIGQFQGLIDQVATIDGELSRSVSEVESLVQNILSSESAVSFRKNENLSASLLNFLVTSEEKRGRLAIALERAEQEGWQWTEVEIPDEEIELETAIQRINNHVIERVGNFSTSVVGDSPIPPLPQPETPLDNKTPSSPSDWMIASKSAQPETPLDNKTSFIENLPNGITLKMVSLPAGQFLMGSADSDNEKPQHQVKVNSFAIGKYPVTQAQYEAVMGTNPSEFKNNPQNPVEMVSWNDAQAFCQKLSQITGKTYRLPTEAEWEYACRAGTTTRYYFGDDANQLGNYAWYKGNSQETTHPVGQKKPNAWGLYDMIGNVWEWCEDDWHSTYENAPRDGSAWIKNGNDNCSPVRGGSWGFYPILCRSAIRNYYFRRVSRNSILGFRVVCVFGRTL, from the coding sequence ATGGCAGAAGAAACGGCGAAAATCAAGCTTTATCGGAAAACCTATCAACTTCCCCAACTAAATCGCCCCGATTTATTAATTTTGCAGGATCAGATTCAAGAAAGACAGCAACTGATTAAAACTGGAAAACGGGTCCGCAATACATGGTTAGGATTGAGGAAAAAAGAAGAACCCCTCAATTTCGAGGAAACTTTTCAAGAATTAGAAAGATTAGTCGGGGACTATAACCAGTTAATCAGATTTCTCACCGACCATAAGGATGAATACCGGCGGTTTTTCCAGTCACTGACCGAGGAAATCAAGGAGGCAGTGGCGGTTAAATGCCAGAAATTGGCAGAAACAGAGCGAAAACGCCAATCTTTGGAGAATAGCATCGGCTCGGCTGAACTGCGAGATACCCTGAGACTACAGAAACAGCAGATTTTCCGCACTGTGATTCTTGTTGGTCGCGCCAGCTTGCTCATGCTCAAGAAAATCGACCTAATCAGCGAAAGTATCCAGAAATTAGCTGAAGATCAGGATACACAAAAACGGGTTTTCTCGAAAATGATCGGCGAGTTGAACGGGTACAAACAAGTGTATCAGTTGCAGCTGGAGTTAGATAATCTGGAAAAAGAAGCGATCGAAATGGCCAAAGTAGCCATTAATCTAGAACAATACCTAAAACCAATTATCGGACAGTTTCAAGGCTTAATCGATCAAGTAGCGACCATTGACGGGGAACTTTCCCGCAGTGTCAGCGAGGTGGAATCCCTTGTCCAGAACATTCTCAGTTCCGAATCGGCGGTATCTTTCCGCAAAAACGAGAATCTATCGGCTAGTTTGCTCAATTTCCTCGTCACCAGCGAAGAAAAGCGCGGCCGTTTAGCGATCGCACTAGAGCGAGCCGAGCAGGAAGGATGGCAATGGACGGAAGTGGAAATCCCCGACGAGGAAATCGAACTCGAAACCGCCATTCAACGCATCAACAACCATGTAATCGAGAGAGTTGGGAATTTTAGCACCTCCGTCGTCGGTGACTCTCCTATTCCTCCCCTTCCTCAACCAGAGACACCCCTAGACAATAAAACTCCTTCTTCTCCATCAGATTGGATGATTGCATCTAAATCTGCTCAACCAGAGACACCCCTAGACAATAAAACTTCATTTATCGAAAACCTACCCAATGGGATAACACTGAAGATGGTGAGCTTACCAGCAGGTCAATTTCTCATGGGATCTGCTGACAGTGATAATGAAAAGCCTCAACACCAAGTTAAAGTCAACAGTTTTGCGATTGGTAAATATCCAGTGACTCAGGCACAATATGAAGCGGTAATGGGAACCAATCCCTCTGAGTTTAAAAACAATCCCCAAAATCCGGTAGAAATGGTTAGTTGGAACGATGCTCAAGCCTTTTGTCAGAAATTGAGTCAAATAACAGGAAAAACCTATCGCCTACCGACGGAAGCGGAATGGGAATATGCCTGTCGTGCGGGGACTACTACTCGCTATTATTTCGGTGATGATGCTAATCAGTTAGGAAATTACGCTTGGTATAAAGGAAATTCTCAGGAGACAACTCATCCTGTGGGCCAGAAAAAGCCCAATGCTTGGGGACTGTATGACATGATTGGCAATGTTTGGGAGTGGTGCGAGGACGATTGGCATAGTACCTATGAGAATGCGCCAAGGGATGGCAGTGCTTGGATAAAAAATGGTAATGATAATTGTTCTCCAGTGCGGGGCGGTTCCTGGGGCTTCTATCCTATTCTCTGCCGTTCCGCGATTCGCAACTACTACTTCCGCCGCGTCAGCCGCAACAGCATTCTCGGTTTTCGGGTAGTCTGCGTATTCGGGAGGACTCTGTAG
- a CDS encoding NifU family protein, producing the protein MSLTLTPNNVEQVLDEMRPYLMADGGNVELVEIDGPVVKLRLQGACGSCPSSTMTLKMGIERRLREVIPEIAEVEQAF; encoded by the coding sequence ATGTCTTTAACACTGACTCCCAATAACGTCGAACAAGTTTTAGATGAAATGCGCCCCTACCTGATGGCGGATGGTGGTAACGTGGAATTAGTCGAAATCGACGGGCCAGTCGTCAAACTGCGTCTTCAAGGCGCTTGCGGTTCCTGTCCCAGTTCCACCATGACCCTAAAAATGGGCATCGAACGTCGTCTCCGGGAAGTGATTCCCGAAATTGCCGAAGTTGAACAAGCTTTCTAA
- a CDS encoding IS630-like element ISMae25 family transposase (programmed frameshift) — protein MGRGRRDKVNLTGEQRENLEQISRNGYAPAKKILHARILLMCDEGEQAKRKWTDEEIGEALEVHRNTVGRIRQRFLQKGEKPALERKSRKTPPTPAKVDGAAAAQIIALCCSEPPSGRAEWTIRLLTSELKQRQIITEISSPTVWRTPKKNQLRPWKTQRYCIPEQDLARFVAQMEVVLDLYGTQPSEEEPLIAMDEASKQLLGEVYPPIPMQPGQDKKEDYHYSREGVQALFMFFDPHRGWRRVSNRDSRTRIDWAEEIRQLLDVDYPKARKVKLVCDNLNTHNIASLYEAFPAPVAHRLARRLEIYYTPRNGSWLNVAETELSVLSRQCLDRRISSKEELKREIETWQKERNQTASTVIWTFTTSDARVKLKHLYPVFEEEESGESIAPN, from the exons ATGGGAAGAGGTCGGCGAGATAAAGTCAATCTAACAGGGGAACAAAGAGAAAACCTCGAACAAATCAGTCGTAATGGCTATGCACCAGCTAAAAAAATTCTCCACGCTCGGATTTTGCTGATGTGTGACGAGGGAGAACAGGCGAAAAGGAAATGGACAGATGAAGAAATAGGCGAAGCTTTAGAAGTTCATAGAAATACAGTGGGACGTATTCGTCAAAGATTTCTTCAAAAAGGCGAAAAACCAGCATTAGAACGGAAATCGAGAAAAACTCCCCCCACTCCGGCAAAAGTTGATGGAGCCGCCGCCGCCCAAATCATTGCCCTGTGCTGTTCGGAGCCACCATCTGGCCGAGCCGAGTGGACAATCCGACTATTAACCTCGGAACTCAAACAAAGACAAATTATCACCGAGATTTCCAGTCCAACGGTGTGGCGTACTC CTAAAAAAAACCAATTACGCCCTTGGAAAACCCAAAGATACTGTATTCCGGAACAGGATTTAGCCCGATTTGTTGCCCAGATGGAAGTTGTCCTTGACCTGTATGGCACTCAGCCATCGGAAGAAGAACCGTTAATCGCGATGGATGAAGCATCAAAGCAACTACTTGGAGAAGTTTACCCTCCGATACCCATGCAACCTGGACAAGATAAAAAAGAAGACTATCACTATAGTCGTGAAGGGGTTCAAGCCTTGTTCATGTTTTTTGACCCCCATCGAGGATGGAGACGGGTGAGTAACCGAGATAGTCGAACCCGAATAGATTGGGCAGAAGAAATTCGTCAATTATTGGATGTGGACTATCCAAAGGCTCGAAAAGTCAAGCTCGTCTGTGATAATCTCAACACTCATAACATAGCCTCGCTTTATGAAGCATTTCCAGCACCCGTTGCTCATCGTTTAGCTAGAAGACTGGAAATTTATTACACACCTCGTAATGGTAGCTGGTTAAATGTAGCCGAAACTGAACTAAGCGTCTTATCGAGGCAATGTTTAGATAGAAGGATTTCTAGCAAGGAAGAACTGAAAAGGGAGATAGAAACCTGGCAAAAAGAACGTAATCAGACTGCATCTACAGTAATATGGACGTTTACGACCAGCGATGCTAGGGTCAAGCTGAAACATCTTTATCCTGTGTTTGAGGAGGAGGAATCGGGAGAATCTATTGCACCAAATTAG